Part of the Vibrio ishigakensis genome, ACTGTTATCCAGATGAAAGTCTGTTGCTACTGAACGCGTAGCATGCTCTTTACAGATATTTGGGAAAAAATTTTCTTCACTTTGCCTGTATAAGAGCTCATAAGCATGAACTTGCATACGACTATCGAAGATAGGTTGTCTGGCTATAAAATTGCTGAACATGAAGAGAGCAAAGCGATAAAAGGTATATTGATAATAGCCAAGAATAATATAATTGAAATTATTATCTTAAAAATAAGATTAAAAGTTGACCAGATGGGTGGGGTTTTTAAACTGGGTCACAAAGAATAAAGGGGTAAATCTACCCCAAAATATACTTATAAAGGGCTAGATATCAATTCTATATTATCGGCAGTGACCTCTAATATAGAGCTGTTAGTATACCAATCACCTAAAACGATACGCTGTTTATTGTTTTCTAAGTCGTGAAAGGCGGGTCTGTGAGTATGACCATGAATAAGTAGGTCTGCATTGTGACGCGCCATAGCGTCAAGCACAGCGTCTTTGTTCACGTCCATAATGTCGTAAGACTTAGTTTGCTTTTCGCTTTTTGCATCGCTTTGTACCTTCTTAACTAGCTTTTTGCGCCAGCTGAGAGGAGTGTGGTTATAGACCCACTGAAGCCATTTTTGATGAACCTTAGCGCGAAATTCTTGATACTTAACGTCATCGGTACACAAGGTATCGCCGTGCATGATGAGCGTTGCACGGCCATAGAGATCGATAAGGGTCTCGTCGCCGAGTAGTGTTGCGCCAGTGCGTTTAGTAAAGCGTTGTCCAACTAGGAAGTCTCGGTTTCCTTGTACAAAGAAACAAGGAACACCCGAATCGACCAGGTCCTTGATGATCTCTAGAATCTTCACATTGAATGGCGTGTCATCGTCGTCACCCACCCAGAATTCAAATAGGTCACCTAGGATATAAACCGCATCCGCTCCTTTGGTATCGTGACGCATAAAGGTTTCGAACGCGGCAGTGATATCTTCGCGGTCGGGCGTCAGGTGCAGGTCGGAAATAAAGAGTGTACGCATAGTTTATCTCGAGCAAAAAAAAATCGCCTGATACAGGCGATTTCTTATAATCAGCTGATTAAGCGATAGTAGTACCAGTGATGATAACTTCCTCTAGAGGAACATCTTGGTGCATACCCATGCTGCCGGTGCTTACGCCCTTGATCTTGTTTACTACGTCCATGCCTTCAACTACTTTGCCGAATACACAGTAACCCCAACCTTGCATGTCTTCAGATTTGAAGTCTAGGAAGGTGTTGTTGTTAACGTTGATGAAGAATTGAGAGCTCGCTGAGTGCGGTTCCATAGTACGTGCCATTGCAAGAGTACCTACTTCGTTGCTTAGGCCGTTGTTTGCTTCGTTCTTGATCGAATCGCGAGTTGCTTTTTCGCGAAGACCAGAAGTCATACCGCCACCTTGAATCATGAAACCATCAATAACGCGGTGGAAAAGCGTGTTGTCATAGAAGCCGTCTTTACAATACTGTTCGAAGTTAGCCGCTGTGATAGGTGCTTTGTCGTGGTTCAGTTCAATCTTGATATCACCGTGGTTGGTGTGAAGGGTGATCATAGGTATGTCCTTTAATTGAATGGATAAATCGACCCAAATTCTAACCAAACTCTCAGGACATTCAACCGTAATCGGACTTTTATGTTACCTAACGCTATAAGCCTTGGTATACTGTCGCCCACTTTTTCCCAATTTACCTAAGAGCCGATGTTAAAGATCTACAACACACTCACTCGTCAAAAAGAAGAATTCAAACCAATTCATGCTGGCAAAGTAGGCATGTATGTGTGTGGGGTAACCATCTACGACTTATGTCATATCGGTCACGGTCGTACGTTCGTGTCTTTCGATGTTGTTTCTCGCTATCTAAGATATCTAGGTTACGACCTAACCTTCGTACGCAACATCACTGATATCGACGACAAGATCATCAAGCGTGCAAACGAAAACGGCGAGAGCTGTGACTCTCTAACCGAGCGTTTGATTGGCGAAATGCACGCTGACTTTGACGCGCTGAACATGAAGCGTCCAGATATCGAACCTCGTGCTACTGAGTTTATCTCTGAGATCGTAGCGCTGGTTGAAAAGCTTATTGAGCGCGGTTTCGCTTACGTTGCTGACAACGGTGACGTTATGTTTGAGGTGGGTAAGTTTGACCAATACGGCAAGCTTTCAGGCCAAGACCTAGAGCAACTTCAAGCCGGTGCTCGTGTTGATATTGAAGCAGCAAAACGTAGCCCACTAGATTTCGTGCTGTGGAAGATGTCTAAGCCAGGCGAACCTACTTGGGAATCTCCATGGGGTCCAGGTCGTCCAGGTTGGCACATCGAGTGTTCTGCGATGAACTCTTCAATCCTAGGTGATCACTTTGACATTCACGGTGGTGGTTCTGATCTTCAGTTCCCACACCATGAGAATGAAATTGCTCAGTCATGCTGCGCCCACGATACCCAGTATGTAAATACTTGGATGCACAGCGGTATGGTAATGGTTGACCGCGAAAAGATGTCTAAATCTCTAGGCAACTTCTTCACAATCCGTGACGTACTTGGTCATTACGATGCAGAAACTGTGCGTTACTTCCTAATGTCAGGTCACTATCGTAGCCAGCTGAACTACAGCGAAGATAATCTAAACCAAGCGCGTGCTTCACTAGAACGTCTCTATACCTCACTACGTGGTCTTGATCTAAGCGTTGAGCCTGCGGGCGGTGAAGAATATGTATCTCGCTTCACGGCAGCAATGAACGATGACTTCAACACTCCAGAGGCATACTCTGTGCTGTTTGAAATGGCGCGTGAAATCAACCGTATTAAGGGCGATGACCTGGAGGCGGCGAGTAAGCTAGGTGCGCTAATGCGTGAATTGGCAGACGTTATCGGTATCCTTCATCAAGAGCCAGAAGCCTTCTTACAGGGCGGCCAAGCTGATGATGAAGTTGCAGAAATCGAAGCGCTGATCAAACTGCGCAACGACTCTCGTGCTTCTAAAGATTGGGCTAATGCTGATCTTGCACGTGACAAACTTAACGAGATGGGTATCGTGCTAGAAGACGGCCCTGAAGGCACTACGTGGCGTCGTAAGTAATTAGATTTAAAAGAAATATATTTTAGGGCTGAGTTTTCAGCCCTTTATTTTAACCAATTTTCAGGATCAGGTTTTGGCTCAGCTATATTTTTACTATTCAGCGATGAACGCAGGTAAATCAACTACTTTATTGCAATCGGCGTTTAACTATCAAGAGCGTGGAATGAACCCTATTGTGTTTACCGCAGCACTAGATAATCGCTATGGGGTAGGTAAGGTGACTTCGCGTATCGGCCTTCAATCGGATGCGCATCTGTTTGATAATCAAACGGACCTGTACACCATGATGAAAGAGTTCAGCGATGAAGCAAAATATCACTGTGTGCTGGTGGATGAGAGCCAGTTCCTGACCAAAGAACAGGTGTATCAACTGACTGAAGTGGTAGATAAGCTGAGAGTACCTGTACTTTGTTATGGCCTTCGTACTGACTTCCAAGGTGAGTTATTCGAGGGTAGTCGTCATCTTTTAGCTTGGGCCGATAAACTGGTTGAGCTGAAGACTATTTGTCACTGTGGTCGTAAGGCGAATATGGTGATCCGTACTGACGAGCATGGCAACCCAATCGCTGAGGGTGATCAGGTGGCCATAGGTGGCAACGACAAGTACGTATCTGTATGTCGTATTCACTATAAAGAAGCGCTGAATAAGTAATTCGACTGGTATAAAAAAGGGCTCCCATTTGGGAGCCCTAGTTATTTGTATTTCGCTTAATCGAATTTGGCAGCAAACTGCTTAGCCGCATAGGCAACGCGCTCTGCCGGTCTCGGATACTCAGCGGTAACGCCAAGGTTTTCGATATGATTGAGGCGGGGTAGTAGACCAGTACCGTTAGCGATCTGAATCGCCAGTCCAGGACGAGCATTCAGTTCCAGTACCATAGGGCCTTCTTCACGATCGAGTACCATGTCGGTACCCATATAACCGAGTCCGGTCATCTCCCAAGCGCTCGAGGCAAGAACAAGCAGACGCTCCCAGTGTGGCACCTGAAGGCTCATTAGATCCTTACCTGTATCTGGGTGGTGGGTTACTGGAAGGTCGTACTGAACCGCTCGCACAGCCTTGCCTGTCGCAATATCAACGCCAACACCTACCGCACCTTGGTGAAGGTTCGCCTTGCCATCTGATGCTGAGGTAGATAGACGCATCATAGCCATCACAGGGTAGCCTTTAAATACGATAATACGCACATCAGGCACACCTTCGTAACTGAAACCATCGAAGCAGTCATCGAACTTGATTAGGTTCTCAACTACGGCCACGTCGTTCTTGCCACCTAGCGAGAACAAACCCGCTAGTGTGTTACTGATATGGCGTTCTACGTCTTCTTCGTTAACCGTATCACCGGATGGCTTGGTGTAAACGCCGTCTTTGTGTGACAGGATAACTAGGATGCCTTTACCACCACTTCCTTGAGCGGGCTTAATGCAAAAGCCCGGCCAGTCTTTTACCATTTTATGGATGCGCTTCACTTCCGCTTGATGGCTAATAACACCAATCAGGGCAGGGGTGGTTGCCCCGTGAAGCTCAGCGATTTGCTTGGTTTTAAGCTTATCGTCCACCAAAGGAAATTTACTACGGTCATTATATTTACCAATGTAACTGTGGTTACGCTGGTTCATGCCCATAATGCCTTTGGCGCGGATCTTAAATGGCGAAGTAAATTGATTAAACATAATTTAATCCTCCGCCAGAGGTTTGAAGCGACGAAGCTCTGTCAAACGATAACCCGTGTAGTTACCTAGCATTAGGATCGCCGCCAGTACGATTAGCTGTACGCCGATAAAGTTGAACGTTAGGTGCTGCACATAGGTATTGGTCATTGCAAGGTATACAAGCACCGCAGTCAGTAGTGAGCCACCGCCTTGAAGCATTACCTCTTTCGCACCTTCTTCTTCCCATAGGATAGACATACGCTCGATAGTCCAAGATAGGATGATCATTGGGAAGAAGGTAATAGATAGACCCTCAACCAGACCTATGTTGAATGCAACGATGGTGAACACAGAAATGATCAGGATAACGGTAATGATCACCGCCGATATTCGCGCCACCAACAAGAGGTTAAGCTTGGACAGGTAACTTCGAATAACCAGACCTGTACCTACAATCAATAGGAAGCCGACAATACCTGTGACCAGTTGTGTCTGTACGAAAGCTACCGCAATCAGAACTGGCATAAAGGTACCTGAGGTCTTCAAACCAATCAGAATACGCAGGAATACTACGATAAGCGCACCGATAGGGATAAGCATGATGGTCTTAAACATCGATTGCTCTTCTAGGGGCAGGCTATGGATTGAGAAATTTAGCAGGTCATCAGAACGCACCTTGCTCGCCGTTGCTGCGCGAGGGGAGATATCCTGAGCAATCATAGAGAACAGCACTTGGCTGTTACGACCGCCAGTTACGTCCAGTAGTGATACGTTAGACTCATCCCAGATAAGGGTGTTCTCATCTTGCCCTTGCGCACCAGTCTCAGCATTGAACAGCGTCCAATCCTCGCCATTCCACACCTCAACCATAGGTTGTATGGTCTGACGACGGCGACCGTCTTCTAGCTGAATAACGCCAACGGTTTTGTTAGGTACTTCAGCGTAAGAGAGTAGGGCAGCTAGCGCTTCAGGCTTAGTAAACTGATTTAGAAGTAGCGCAGCGTTCTGGCTGTTCTCATCGTTTAGTTTACGAATAAGCTCACGAGCAAAGGTTTGATCGTTGGCACTTCGCTCAGTGGCTTCTGCGATGATGGCTTGAGCGGCAGCTTCTTGGGGGCCATCGAACGTTGGCGGTTCGATCTCTTCAGGCTGTAGGGGTTTAACCTTAGCCTGAGGGTCTACAAGGAACTGTGCCTTATAATAAATGGTTTGCGGGCCTTCAGCGTGACGTATGGTCCATTCCGCGCGGCGACCGATGTCCGAAGTAACGAAAGCAACGCCATAGCCTGGTGATGAGGTTGACTCATCGACTAGGGTATAGCCGTTTTGCGTGCTAGGCGCAGCAAGAGAAACCGTTACTGGCTCCCCGTTTGCGACTAGCTCAACGCGCGCTTCCACATCCCAGAGCTCTCGGCTTTCGCCTGGAGTCCAAGGTACCCCGTAGGAGTCGTGGCGCTGGATCATTAACGTAGCACCCGCGACGATCAACAAGGCGATAAAAATATAAAACGGCACTCGTGAAGTCATAACAATCCTTATTCTCGATGCGACCTAAAATGTCACTGCTGTTGTGGTTTTGTTTGAACGTAAGTCTTGCTTACGTCTACTAATGCGATGTCCTTGATAAACTCGCGTCCCAAAAGTACCGCATGAGTCATATGGCTGCGGTCTGCCAAAGTAAATTGTGCTTTCTCACGGATATCGCCCAGCTTAATCCAAAGCTCAATCACGGCACGTCGCTCTGCTTTCGCAGTGTTGGATTGACGTACCTTAGCGTAGCGAATCAGTGGCGCCTCCATCCATACTGGCTCGGCATCCTCTTCCTTATCCGTAGATAGGTTGAAACGCACCCACTTATTGCCGTTACGCTCAAATTCTTGAATATCGACCGCGTTTAGCGACGAGGTCGCAGCGCCGGTATCGATACGCGCTTCAAAGCTCTGGTTGATCTGTTCGAACTCGACCATTTCAATTGAGCCAAGCACGGTTTGTGTCTCTGCAATAGGCGTCGCAGGAATCACAATCGGTTCTGGTTTCTTCTGACTTTCATCAAGCAGTTGTCTTGCGTTCTGCTTAGCCAGATTGTCTACTCTTCTCGATAGTACAGATACATTGTCTTGTAGGCTGACTATGGTTGAATTTTGGGATTCTATTGTGGTTCTCAGGGCATCTAGCTGCTGCGTAATATTCTGCTCTGAGGTCTCAATAGCTTGCATCGACTCCTGTCTAAATTGTCTCTCTTCCTCTTGAGCTTTTTGAGAGCTAACACATCCGGAAAGTACTAAAACACCGGATAAGATGACAATGTGCTTGAGCATTGTTGGCCTATTATTGTTTTCTATTATTTAACGAGTTTAACCACTTTGATTTTGTGCAATCTGTGGCTATTCAATTACTCTCAATCGAGTGTAGCTTATAAAAAATTCTTCGTGAAGTTTCAACGTGTTATCTCACAAAGAGTTGTGCAATTTACAAACAAAACGCTCAATTTATTGAGGATTTTCACCAATCAAGATAGCGCGTCGTGGAGCAGGGTATCCCTCGACGGTTTTACTTGGATCGGTAGGGTCTAGATATTCAGGTAGTGAGTTGTGTGTCATCCACTCAGTGCTGCGCTGTTCGCCAACCGAGGTTACGTTCTCGTCAACGATACGAACATTCACTAAGCCACACTTCTCCATCCATACCTTAAGTGCCTTCGCTGAAGGGAAGAAGTAGACATTACGCATTTGAGCGTATCTGTCCGCCGGTACCAGTACCGCATTCTCGTCTCCATCGATAACTAGAGTCTC contains:
- a CDS encoding peptidylprolyl isomerase, which encodes MITLHTNHGDIKIELNHDKAPITAANFEQYCKDGFYDNTLFHRVIDGFMIQGGGMTSGLREKATRDSIKNEANNGLSNEVGTLAMARTMEPHSASSQFFINVNNNTFLDFKSEDMQGWGYCVFGKVVEGMDVVNKIKGVSTGSMGMHQDVPLEEVIITGTTIA
- a CDS encoding alpha-L-glutamate ligase-like protein, which gives rise to MFNQFTSPFKIRAKGIMGMNQRNHSYIGKYNDRSKFPLVDDKLKTKQIAELHGATTPALIGVISHQAEVKRIHKMVKDWPGFCIKPAQGSGGKGILVILSHKDGVYTKPSGDTVNEEDVERHISNTLAGLFSLGGKNDVAVVENLIKFDDCFDGFSYEGVPDVRIIVFKGYPVMAMMRLSTSASDGKANLHQGAVGVGVDIATGKAVRAVQYDLPVTHHPDTGKDLMSLQVPHWERLLVLASSAWEMTGLGYMGTDMVLDREEGPMVLELNARPGLAIQIANGTGLLPRLNHIENLGVTAEYPRPAERVAYAAKQFAAKFD
- a CDS encoding thymidine kinase yields the protein MAQLYFYYSAMNAGKSTTLLQSAFNYQERGMNPIVFTAALDNRYGVGKVTSRIGLQSDAHLFDNQTDLYTMMKEFSDEAKYHCVLVDESQFLTKEQVYQLTEVVDKLRVPVLCYGLRTDFQGELFEGSRHLLAWADKLVELKTICHCGRKANMVIRTDEHGNPIAEGDQVAIGGNDKYVSVCRIHYKEALNK
- the cysS gene encoding cysteine--tRNA ligase — its product is MLKIYNTLTRQKEEFKPIHAGKVGMYVCGVTIYDLCHIGHGRTFVSFDVVSRYLRYLGYDLTFVRNITDIDDKIIKRANENGESCDSLTERLIGEMHADFDALNMKRPDIEPRATEFISEIVALVEKLIERGFAYVADNGDVMFEVGKFDQYGKLSGQDLEQLQAGARVDIEAAKRSPLDFVLWKMSKPGEPTWESPWGPGRPGWHIECSAMNSSILGDHFDIHGGGSDLQFPHHENEIAQSCCAHDTQYVNTWMHSGMVMVDREKMSKSLGNFFTIRDVLGHYDAETVRYFLMSGHYRSQLNYSEDNLNQARASLERLYTSLRGLDLSVEPAGGEEYVSRFTAAMNDDFNTPEAYSVLFEMAREINRIKGDDLEAASKLGALMRELADVIGILHQEPEAFLQGGQADDEVAEIEALIKLRNDSRASKDWANADLARDKLNEMGIVLEDGPEGTTWRRK
- a CDS encoding ATP-dependent zinc protease family protein; this encodes MLKHIVILSGVLVLSGCVSSQKAQEEERQFRQESMQAIETSEQNITQQLDALRTTIESQNSTIVSLQDNVSVLSRRVDNLAKQNARQLLDESQKKPEPIVIPATPIAETQTVLGSIEMVEFEQINQSFEARIDTGAATSSLNAVDIQEFERNGNKWVRFNLSTDKEEDAEPVWMEAPLIRYAKVRQSNTAKAERRAVIELWIKLGDIREKAQFTLADRSHMTHAVLLGREFIKDIALVDVSKTYVQTKPQQQ
- a CDS encoding inactive transglutaminase family protein; translation: MTSRVPFYIFIALLIVAGATLMIQRHDSYGVPWTPGESRELWDVEARVELVANGEPVTVSLAAPSTQNGYTLVDESTSSPGYGVAFVTSDIGRRAEWTIRHAEGPQTIYYKAQFLVDPQAKVKPLQPEEIEPPTFDGPQEAAAQAIIAEATERSANDQTFARELIRKLNDENSQNAALLLNQFTKPEALAALLSYAEVPNKTVGVIQLEDGRRRQTIQPMVEVWNGEDWTLFNAETGAQGQDENTLIWDESNVSLLDVTGGRNSQVLFSMIAQDISPRAATASKVRSDDLLNFSIHSLPLEEQSMFKTIMLIPIGALIVVFLRILIGLKTSGTFMPVLIAVAFVQTQLVTGIVGFLLIVGTGLVIRSYLSKLNLLLVARISAVIITVILIISVFTIVAFNIGLVEGLSITFFPMIILSWTIERMSILWEEEGAKEVMLQGGGSLLTAVLVYLAMTNTYVQHLTFNFIGVQLIVLAAILMLGNYTGYRLTELRRFKPLAED
- the lpxH gene encoding UDP-2,3-diacylglucosamine diphosphatase, which translates into the protein MRTLFISDLHLTPDREDITAAFETFMRHDTKGADAVYILGDLFEFWVGDDDDTPFNVKILEIIKDLVDSGVPCFFVQGNRDFLVGQRFTKRTGATLLGDETLIDLYGRATLIMHGDTLCTDDVKYQEFRAKVHQKWLQWVYNHTPLSWRKKLVKKVQSDAKSEKQTKSYDIMDVNKDAVLDAMARHNADLLIHGHTHRPAFHDLENNKQRIVLGDWYTNSSILEVTADNIELISSPL